One genomic window of Ciona intestinalis chromosome 7, KH, whole genome shotgun sequence includes the following:
- the LOC100178020 gene encoding Bardet-Biedl syndrome 5 protein, with protein MDVLWEDRDVRFDLSLQQMNMRPGEFVIQTFNSVEDTKGNNGDNGKLLVTNLRIMWHSHTLPRVNLSIGFGCIHNITTRRTNSKLRGPTESLCISTKCNSNKFEFIFTNDVSEQGGLFVTVMSVSKAYDSTKLYRDLKLRGSLIQGKQLKMLPKEEIYNRINGVWNLSSNQGNLGTFFVTNIRVVWHANMNESFNVSVPYLQIQTVKVRDSKFGYAMVIESTWQSGGYVLGFRIDPIEKLQEAAKEIQSLHRVYSASPIYGVEYHKESIVHEDSGANDGQIMAPVTEDLDIDTSIKTDASVAYFADGASYENNESAAPPVFCPELGLAIEPIKPGYTLKSLWSIL; from the coding sequence atggatgttctgtggGAAGACAGGGACGTTCGCTTTGATCTGAGCTTGCAACAGATGAACATGAGACCTGGAGAATTCGTAATACAAACTTTTAACTCGGTAGAAGACACCAAAGGCAACAACGGGGACAACGGAAAACTGCTCGTGACGAATTTACGGATAATGTGGCATTCTCATACTCTACCTAGAGTAAACCTTTCTATTGGTTTCGGCTGTATACATAATATTACCACTAGAAGAACCAACTCTAAACTAAGAGGCCCAACAGAATCTCTGTGCATTTCCACAAAATGCAACAGTAATAAATTtgagtttatttttaccaacgATGTTTCTGAGCAAGGTGGACTTTTCGTCACTGTCATGTCTGTGTCTAAAGCATATGACTCTACAAAACTGTATAGGGATTTAAAGCTGAGGGGATCACTGATACAGGGAAAGCAACTGAAGATGCTGCCCAAGGAGGAAATCTACAATCGCATCAATGGGGTTTGGAATTTATCCAGCAACCAAGGAAATCTAGGAACATTTTTTGTGACAAACATCCGTGTTGTGTGGCATGCTAACATGAATGAAAGCTTTAATGTTAGTGTGCCGTATCTTCAAATACAGACCGTTAAAGTGAGAGACTCAAAATTCGGTTATGCCATGGTGATAGAAAGCACGTGGCAAAGTGGGGGCTATGTGCTTGGCTTTCGAATTGACCCGATTGAGAAACTGCAAGAGGCAGCGAAAGAGATTCAAAGCCTCCACAGAGTCTACTCGGCAAGTCCCATTTATGGTGTGGAATACCACAAAGAGTCCATTGTGCATGAGGACAGTGGAGCAAATGATGGTCAAATTATGGCACCGGTTACAGAAGATTTAGATATTGACACCAGTATTAAGACAGATGCATCTGTGGCTTATTTTGCAGATGGTGCATCGTATGAGAACAATGAAAGTGCAGCACCACCAGTTTTTTGTCCGGAATTGGGCCTTGCAATTGAGCCAATTAAGCCAGGATACACACTGAAAAGCCTTTGGAGTATTTTATAG
- the LOC100180386 gene encoding putative Ras-related protein Rab-33 produces the protein MLQSEKGSPTLPKRVFKIIVIGDSDVGKTCLTYRFCTGKFPEKTEATIGVDFRERTLDIDGEQIKLQLWDTAGQERFRKSMVPHYYRNVHAVVFTYDVTKGRSFQGLPSWIEECERYSLNASEIPRILVGNKCDLKDQAEVDTNSATRFADANSMPLFETSAKADSEMGNIEAIFLTVAHKLKSQKPMMKQDYPNMKRATVLSVDKEVLRTNEAPCSC, from the coding sequence ATGTTGCAATCTGAAAAAGGGAGCCCTACGTTGCCCAAAAGAGTCTTCAAAATCATTGTAATTGGGGATTCAGATGTTGGTAAAACATGTCTCACATATCGATTTTGTACGGGTAAGTTCCCTGAAAAAACTGAAGCAACAATTGGTGTGGATTTTCGGGAACGAACTCTGGACATTGATGGGGAACAGATAAAGCTACAACTTTGGGACACTGCAGGGCAGGAAAGGTTTAGGAAGTCTATGGTACCTCACTACTACCGCAACGTGCATGCTGTGGTTTTtacctatgatgtcacaaaaggTCGATCCTTTCAAGGCCTTCCGTCCTGGATAGAAGAATGTGAACGCTACTCTCTTAATGCATCTGAAATACCACGAATACTGGTAGGGAACAAATGTGACCTTAAAGACCAGGCGGAAGTGGACACAAATTCAGCAACACGCTTTGCTGACGCTAACTCTATGCCCTTGTTTGAAACCTCCGCAAAAGCAGATAGCGAAATGGGCAACATTGAAGCTATATTTCTCACAGTTGCTCATAAACTTAAGTCACAAAAGCCAATGATGAAGCAGGACTACCCGAACATGAAAAGAGCCACAGTGCTCTCAGTGGACAAAGAGGTCCTTCGTACAAATGAAGCACCTTGTAGTTGTTGA
- the LOC100183594 gene encoding general transcription and DNA repair factor IIH helicase subunit XPB, with amino-acid sequence MGKPKVKKGKKRKDPEDDPDFYEDEDDFEDDQEVQAKAVVPAAAGRNIDSNTTTASSALLDKFGAKDYRSNMEMKKDHASRPLYLAPDGHIFLESFSPVYKHARDFLIAISEPICRPKFIHEFRLTPYSLYAAVSVGLDTEDIIEYLGRLSKTSIPPGIVEFIRLCTQSYGKVKLVLKHNKYYVESSHVDVIQTLLRDHVIASCRKAVTEEENGEATTSGGLQVSTLVSKQALQVNKPSNNAEEGQTAEDQNESAVPKDIYDFYEQIDKDDENATEETQVVSFEVNQEMVETLQKRCIELEYPLLAEYDFRNDTINKDLKIDLKPTTVLRPYQEKSLRKMFGNGRARSGVIVLPCGAGKTLVGVTAACTVRKRCMVLCTSGVAVEQWRSQFKMWSTADDSMICRFTSDAKDRPHGCSIAISTYSMMGHSMKRSYESEKVMEWIRSQEWGLIVLDEVHTIPAKQFRRVLTVVQSHCKLGLTATLVREDDKISDLNFLIGPKLYEANWMELQNGGFIARVQCAEVWCPMTPEFYREYLSIRSRKRLLLYVMNPNKFRACQFLVRFHERRNDKIVVFSDNVFALKEYAVRMGKPYIYGPTTQGERLQILQNFIHNPKVNTIFISKVGDNSIDLPAANVLIQVSSHGGSRRQEAQRLGRILRAKKGSLAEEYNAFFYSLVSQDTVEVAYSTKRQRFLVDQGYSFKAITHLTGIDEEEQLAFTTKDEQHALLQKVLAASDLDAEEEMVPGEFGVGDKGKGGFRRAGAMSSMSGADDSVYMEYRKTKQRKGVHDLFKQFR; translated from the coding sequence ATGGGAAAACCAAAAGTAAAGAAAGGAAAGAAGAGGAAAGATCCAGAAGACGACCCAGACTTCTATGAGGATGAAGATGACTTTGAGGATGACCAAGAAGTTCAAGCAAAAGCTGTAGTCCCAGCGGCTGCTGGAAGGAATATTGACAGCAACACTACTACAGCATCGAGTGCTCTTTTAGATAAGTTCGGAGCCAAGGACTACCGTTCCAACATGGAGATGAAAAAGGACCACGCTTCCAGGCCTTTATATCTTGCTCCTGATGGTCATATCTTCTTGGAGTCATTTTCACCAGTATACAAGCATGCTAGGGACTTTTTGATCGCAATTTCGGAGCCGATTTGTCGTCCAAAATTCATCCATGAATTTCGTCTTACCCCATACTCACTTTATGCTGCTGTCAGTGTAGGTTTGGATACCGAAGATATAATTGAGTATCTAGGTCGACTCAGTAAGACCTCCATTCCTCCTGGTATAGTAGAATTTATACGTCTTTGTACCCAAAGTTACGGTAAAGTGAAACTTGTGCTAAAGCACAACAAATATTATGTTGAGAGCTCACATGTGGAtgttatacaaacattacTAAGAGATCATGTGATTGCAAGTTGTAGAAAAGCTGTAACTGAAGAAGAAAATGGAGAAGCTACTACTTCAGGTGGTTTACAAGTGTCTACACTTGTTAGCAAGCAAGCTTTGCAGGTGAACAAACCATCAAACAATGCTGAGGAAGGACAAACAGCAGAGGATCAGAATGAGTCTGCGGTTCCAAAGGATATATATGACTTTTATGAACAAATAGATAAAGACGATGAAAACGCAACTGAAGAAACGCAAGTTGTTTCATTTGAAGTAAATCAAGAGATGGTGGAAACTCTGCAGAAACGTTGTATAGAATTAGAATACCCCCTGCTTGCGGAGTATGACTTTCGTAATGATACAATCAATAAAGACTTAAAAATAGACCTCAAACCAACTACTGTGCTACGTCCCTATCAGGAGAAAAGTTTGAGGAAGATGTTTGGAAACGGGAGAGCCAGGAGTGGAGTCATTGTTCTTCCTTGTGGAGCAGGAAAGACACTTGTTGGAGTGACTGCAGCTTGTACTGTAAGGAAACGATGTATGGTCCTCTGTACATCTGGTGTCGCTGTTGAGCAGTGGAGATCTCAGTTTAAGATGTGGTCAACTGCGGATGACAGCATGATATGCAGGTTTACTTCAGATGCAAAGGACCGCCCTCATGGATGCAGCATTGCGATTAGCACTTATTCCATGATGGGGCATAGCATGAAGAGGTCCTATGAGTCAGAGAAAGTTATGGAATGGATTCGAAGCCAGGAATGGGGTCTTATTGTGCTTGATGAGGTACACACTATACCTGCAAAGCAGTTTAGGAGGGTGTTAACCGTTGTGCAGTCTCATTGCAAACTGGGCCTTACTGCGACATTGGTAAGAGAGGATGACAAAATTTCTGACTTAAATTTCTTGATTGGTCCAAAACTGTATGAAGCAAACTGGATGGAGCTACAGAACGGTGGATTTATTGCAAGGGTGCAATGTGCAGAGGTCTGGTGTCCAATGACCCCTGAATTTTATCGGGAGTACTTGAGTATTAGGTCAAGAAAACGCTTGCTGCTTTATGTAATGAATCCAAACAAGTTCAGAGCATGTCAGTTTCTTGTTCGTTTCCATGAGCGCAGGAATGATAAAATTGTGGTGTTTTCCGACAATGTTTTTGCATTGAAAGAGTATGCTGTAAGAATGGGGAAACCATACATTTATGGTCCCACAACGCAAGGGGAAAGGCTGCAGATCCTTCAGAACTTTATTCACAACCCTAAAGTGAACACCATCTTTATCTCAAAGGTGGGTGACAACTCTATTGATCTTCCAGCTGCAAATGTCCTCATTCAAGTGTCATCACATGGAGGTTCTCGAAGGCAGGAGGCGCAGAGACTTGGAAGAATTCTTCGTGCCAAAAAAGGATCACTAGCGGAAGAGTATAATGCCTTTTTCTATTCTTTGGTGTCCCAAGATACTGTTGAAGTTGCATATTCCACAAAGCGTCAAAGGTTTTTAGTAGACCAGGGATATTCATTTAAAGCAATCACTCATCTAACTGGAATAGATGAAGAAGAGCAACTTGCCTTTACCACCAAGGATGAACAGCATGCTCTTCTTCAGAAAGTCCTCGCTGCGAGTGATCTTGACGCAGAAGAGGAAATGGTTCCAGGAGAATTTGGAGTTGGAGATAAAGGCAAGGGAGGATTCCGAAGAGCGGGAGCAATGAGCTCCATGTCTGGGGCGGATGACTCCGTTTATATGGAGTAccgaaaaacaaaacaaagaaaaggtgtTCATGACCTTTTCAAACAATTTCGATAA
- the LOC100183592 gene encoding COP9 signalosome complex subunit 4, with protein sequence MAVNVKADLTVLGQAASCSHKDLTERYQQILERCFAMEDQERIPALKAFVDAMMNENVSQMRSRQLLTSFCGQLTQMGNAACKEVSLFALERIQPRVISFEEQVSQIRQHLASIFEEEENWRDAALMLVGIPVESGQKQYSLDYKLKTYLTIARLYLEDEDPVQAEMYINRASLLQNETADEQLQIHYKVCYARVLDYRRKFLEAAQRYNELSYKSAIHETEQTKALEKALNCAILAPAGQQRSRMLATLFKDERCQLLPSFGILEKMFLDRIIKSDEMEEFARQLMPHQKAITADGSNILHRAVTEHNLLSASKLYNNIRFTELGALLEIPHQMAEKVASQMICESRMKGHIDQIDGIVFFERRETLPTWDVQIQSLCLEVNSIVDKISAVHQDWVNHKMELLMSNTN encoded by the coding sequence ATGGCTGTTAATGTGAAAGCTGATCTTACTGTATTAGGTCAAGCAGCCAGCTGCTCACACAAGGATTTAACTGAGAGATATCAACAAATCCTAGAACGATGCTTTGCTATGGAGGACCAGGAGCGAATTCCGGCACTCAAAGCATTCGTAGATGCTATGATGAATGAAAATGTGAGCCAAATGAGGTCCAGACAGCTCCTCACTTCGTTTTGTGGTCAGCTAACACAGATGGGAAATGCTGCTTGTAAAGAGGTGTCACTATTTGCATTGGAAAGAATTCAACCAAGGGTCATATCATTTGAAGAGCAGGTCTCCCAGATAAGACAGCATCTTGCGAGCATCTTTGAAGAAGAGGAGAACTGGAGGGATGCTGCTCTTATGCTCGTTGGAATCCCTGTAGAATCAGGGCAGAAGCAATACAGTCTTGATTATAAGCTTAAGACTTATCTTACTATCGCTCGGCTTTATTTAGAGGATGAAGATCCTGTGCAAGCTGAGATGTATATTAACAGAGCGTCGCTTTTACAAAACGAGACTGCAGACGAACAGTTGCAGATTCACTACAAGGTTTGCTATGCACGAGTGCTTGACTATAGAAGAAAGTTTCTAGAAGCAGCTCAGAGATACAACGAACTATCATATAAAAGTGCAATCCATGAGACTGAACAGACTAAAGCTCTTGAGAAGGCTTTAAACTGTGCAATTCTTGCTCCAGCAGGACAGCAGCGATCCAGGATGCTAGCAACATTGTTTAAAGATGAGAGATGCCAGCTTCTTCCATCATTTGGGATCCTGGAGAAGATGTTTCTTGATCGGATTATAAAGTCAGACGAGATGGAAGAGTTTGCTCGTCAGTTGATGCCACATCAGAAAGCGATCACTGCCGATGGCTCCAACATCCTCCACAGAGCAGTCACGGAGCACAACCTCTTATCAGCAAGCAAACTCTACAACAACATCCGCTTCACGGAGCTAGGAGCGCTTCTTGAGATCCCTCATCAGATGGCGGAGAAGGTAGCATCCCAAATGATCTGTGAGAGCCGGATGAAAGGACACATCGACCAGATTGATGGGATAGTTTTTTTCGAGCGACGAGAAACTCTTCCAACCTGGGATGTACAAATCCAATCTCTTTGCTTGGAAGTAAACTCTATTGTAGACAAAATATCAGCTGTACACCAGGACTGGGTTAATCATAAAATGGAACTGCTTATGTCAAACACTAATTaa
- the LOC100187482 gene encoding dual specificity protein phosphatase 23-like — translation MNNRASTALPSSRNYRHLSTDVTAPFKHVFIDTSNNQAKSAKIGSNPVPRPHTTLPASRRNVPEPPSNFTWVDPGWLAACASPTCPSHHKFLFECGIRHVISLMKQRPTNAMESVQLPKLNRLKIRIDDYCAPTLNQIRQFIRIVEDANDRKEAVAVHCANGKGISGTMLACYLVKMKRISAVDALKEIRRMRPGSVESAEQEKAVEQFYQSYIRGRS, via the exons atgaataataGAGCTTCCACTGCCCTGCCATCCAGCAGAAATTACAGACACCTTTCAACAGATGTCACAGCAccatttaaacatgtttttatagacACAAGCAACAATCAAGCTAAATCGGCAAAAATTGGTAGCAATCCAGTACCTAGACCTCATACTACATTAC CTGCTTCAAGGCGGAATGTTCCAGAACCTCCTTCCAACTTTACTTGGGTTGATCCTGGATGGCTGGCTGCTTGTGCTTCCCCTACTTGCCCAA GTCatcacaaatttttatttgagtGCGGTATCCGTCATGTTATTTCACTGATGAAGCAACGACCTACTAACGCCATGGAGAGCGTGCAGCTTCCTAAGCTTAACCGGTTGAAAATCCGCATTGACGACTACTGTGCACCCACATTAAACCAGATCCGGCAGTTTATACGAATTGTAGAAGATGCTAACGATCGGAAAGAG GCTGTGGCAGTTCATTGCGCAAATGGCAAAGGCATCAGCGGCACCATGCTTGCATGTTACTTGGTCAAAATGAAAAGAATATCTGCTGTTGATGCTTTAAAAGAAATTAGGAGAATGAGACCTGGTTCTGTGGAGTCAGCAGAGCAAGAAAAGGCTGTTGAACAATTCTACCAAAGCTATATACGGGGGAGGTCCTAA